Proteins found in one Lutimonas zeaxanthinifaciens genomic segment:
- a CDS encoding OmpA family protein, translating to MKSFFAIIILLLSISVFPQLTAAEYKVKSLEANSENGDFGTTFYGKDKIVFSSSRKNGISNKRWEGNDQPFLDLYIGNVESDGEITRVRPFSSAVNSKYHDAMVAFTPDLKEIYFTSNNYMGGKVRSSNLKIFRASLTSSGVRNNIMTLPINNDKFSTGHPFISKDGKKLYYISDMPGGMGGTDIYEVTINKGHYGAPKNLGPTVNSKYKEYTPYVDGDILYFSSNRPGGEGGFDIYMTKLDGSIEEPINLGKPMNSKGDDISFIIDKTTQRGYFSSNRRGGKGDDDIYSFKELTVNPICDQVVQGVIIDEVSGRPLSNAFATIYNSKGEKLRRIETLKNGEFYFKVECDATYKIEGDKFGYFQSDSTLVTNRQNAFENKVTLKLDEKEFVEVNGKEILNVRSIEFELNEANILESSYDELSKVARLMEKFPEMIVQFGSHTDSRGGDGYNMWLSQKRASSTVRYLIGIGVDSKRITGKGFGETKLVNKCSNGVKCTEVEHRQNKRTEFVVIKK from the coding sequence ATGAAAAGTTTTTTTGCAATAATAATTCTATTGCTATCAATCAGTGTATTTCCACAGTTGACTGCAGCAGAATATAAAGTCAAAAGCCTTGAAGCAAATTCTGAGAATGGAGATTTCGGAACGACTTTTTACGGCAAAGACAAGATTGTTTTCTCATCTTCGAGGAAAAACGGTATTTCAAATAAAAGATGGGAAGGTAATGACCAGCCATTTCTTGACCTCTATATAGGTAATGTAGAATCGGACGGTGAGATTACTCGAGTCAGGCCTTTTTCGAGTGCTGTAAATTCCAAATACCATGATGCCATGGTAGCTTTTACACCCGACCTTAAAGAGATTTATTTTACCTCAAATAATTATATGGGAGGAAAGGTCAGGTCAAGTAACTTGAAAATATTCCGGGCCAGCCTTACCTCATCTGGGGTGAGAAATAATATCATGACTTTGCCGATCAATAATGATAAATTCAGTACGGGTCATCCGTTTATTAGTAAAGATGGTAAAAAGCTTTATTATATTTCAGATATGCCGGGAGGTATGGGTGGAACGGATATTTATGAGGTAACTATTAACAAAGGACATTATGGGGCACCAAAAAATCTGGGCCCAACAGTTAATTCCAAGTATAAAGAATATACACCTTATGTTGATGGAGACATTCTTTATTTTTCTTCGAACAGGCCCGGAGGTGAGGGAGGATTCGATATTTATATGACAAAACTGGATGGTTCTATTGAAGAACCCATTAATCTGGGCAAACCCATGAACAGTAAAGGAGACGATATTTCCTTTATCATAGACAAAACAACCCAAAGAGGATATTTTTCTTCAAATCGAAGAGGAGGAAAAGGAGATGACGACATATATTCCTTCAAGGAGCTGACCGTAAATCCGATTTGTGATCAGGTAGTCCAGGGTGTAATTATTGATGAGGTTTCCGGTAGACCCTTGTCAAATGCTTTTGCAACAATATATAATAGCAAAGGGGAAAAGTTGAGAAGAATAGAAACCCTAAAGAACGGAGAATTCTATTTCAAGGTTGAATGTGACGCAACCTATAAGATCGAAGGAGATAAGTTCGGTTATTTTCAGTCTGATTCTACTTTGGTGACCAACAGGCAAAATGCATTTGAAAACAAGGTTACTTTAAAACTGGATGAAAAAGAGTTCGTAGAAGTTAACGGAAAAGAGATTCTCAATGTTAGATCCATTGAGTTCGAACTGAATGAAGCGAACATACTTGAAAGTTCCTATGATGAGTTATCGAAAGTAGCACGTCTCATGGAGAAATTCCCTGAAATGATTGTCCAGTTTGGATCTCACACAGATTCCAGAGGAGGTGACGGATACAATATGTGGCTTTCACAGAAAAGGGCTTCTTCTACCGTTAGGTATCTGATCGGAATTGGAGTCGATTCTAAAAGGATAACCGGAAAAGGATTTGGGGAAACCAAACTGGTTAATAAATGTTCGAACGGAGTTAAATGTACCGAGGTTGAACACCGACAAAACAAACGAACTGAATTTGTGGTTATAAAAAAGTAG
- a CDS encoding OmpA family protein, which translates to MKKYILVLLLFSIGVLYAQTEGAGKYAINRLTINTKNSDFGAAFFGEDKLVFASPKKGITLVNDVWEDNNQRFLELYVGDILPNGDLEKVSLVPGEVNTRYHEADVAFTRDRKTVYFTRNNFYNKKLARDEKQMANLAMFKATVNDKGEWVNIIPMPFNNVEYSVGHPALSQDEKTLYFISDMPGSYGQTDIFKVSINQSGFGNPVNLGWKINSPAKEFSPFVDGEVLYFSSDKEGGMGGFDIYATRLVDYTPEPILLNEPINSTADDLTFIINSKTRKGYFSSNRSGGEGDDDIYSFIEEEAPVFRCSQLITGEVRDQNTTEIIRGAVVAIKDTDGNLIKEVVVDEEGVFELPAFCETEYKLEGSKEGYTTQKKSFTTSAEADKKVKLLILLGTGEIVEQVEPVVAVVEDKPEGMPEELPEEIVKVRPSTYVVNIEPIYFELNSSYLNKEAKRELDKVVDLMNKYPEMIIESGSHTDSRGITGYNIWLSTRRAASTVNYILERGIDPSRITGKGYGETQLINGCADGIDCTEAQHAMNRRTEFVIIKM; encoded by the coding sequence ATGAAAAAGTACATCTTGGTATTGCTCCTGTTTTCGATAGGAGTTCTCTACGCTCAAACTGAAGGAGCAGGGAAATATGCAATCAATCGACTCACCATAAATACAAAGAATTCTGATTTTGGAGCGGCTTTTTTTGGAGAAGATAAATTGGTTTTTGCTTCACCAAAAAAGGGAATAACATTGGTCAATGATGTTTGGGAAGACAATAACCAGAGATTTCTTGAATTATACGTAGGAGACATACTTCCAAATGGTGATCTTGAGAAGGTTTCGCTTGTTCCCGGAGAGGTTAATACAAGATATCATGAGGCTGATGTTGCCTTTACAAGAGACAGAAAAACGGTTTATTTTACACGAAACAATTTTTACAATAAGAAACTTGCCAGAGATGAAAAACAGATGGCTAACCTTGCCATGTTCAAGGCCACGGTAAATGATAAAGGTGAATGGGTTAATATCATTCCAATGCCTTTTAACAATGTAGAATACTCTGTGGGACACCCGGCTTTGAGTCAGGATGAGAAAACCCTTTACTTTATTTCGGATATGCCAGGAAGTTATGGTCAAACGGACATTTTTAAGGTTTCCATTAACCAGAGTGGTTTTGGAAATCCGGTAAACCTGGGCTGGAAAATCAATTCTCCGGCAAAGGAGTTTTCTCCTTTCGTTGACGGTGAAGTACTTTATTTCTCATCAGATAAAGAAGGAGGAATGGGCGGTTTTGATATTTACGCGACCCGACTTGTAGATTATACCCCGGAACCGATCCTCTTAAATGAACCTATTAACTCAACCGCAGATGATTTAACATTTATCATCAATTCCAAAACCAGGAAAGGTTATTTTTCTTCAAATCGTAGCGGAGGAGAAGGAGATGATGATATTTATTCATTTATTGAGGAAGAGGCCCCGGTATTTAGATGCAGTCAACTGATCACGGGAGAAGTTAGGGACCAGAATACCACTGAAATCATCAGAGGAGCTGTGGTTGCCATTAAAGACACAGACGGAAACCTTATAAAGGAGGTCGTTGTTGATGAGGAAGGTGTTTTTGAATTACCTGCTTTTTGTGAAACTGAGTATAAACTTGAAGGGAGTAAGGAGGGATACACAACACAGAAAAAATCATTTACAACTTCTGCTGAAGCGGATAAGAAAGTTAAGTTGTTGATTTTACTCGGAACGGGAGAAATTGTTGAACAGGTTGAGCCCGTTGTTGCTGTAGTTGAGGACAAACCAGAGGGTATGCCAGAAGAGTTACCTGAGGAGATCGTTAAGGTCAGGCCAAGTACTTACGTTGTAAACATTGAGCCCATTTATTTTGAACTGAATTCGTCTTATTTAAATAAAGAAGCGAAACGTGAGCTTGACAAGGTGGTGGACCTTATGAATAAATATCCTGAAATGATCATAGAATCAGGTTCGCATACCGATTCAAGAGGTATCACCGGCTATAATATATGGCTATCGACAAGAAGAGCGGCTTCAACGGTGAACTATATCCTGGAAAGAGGGATCGATCCTAGTCGAATTACCGGTAAGGGATACGGAGAGACACAATTGATCAATGGATGTGCTGATGGTATTGATTGTACCGAGGCTCAGCATGCCATGAACAGGCGTACAGAATTTGTTATCATAAAAATGTAG